In a genomic window of Rhizobium tumorigenes:
- a CDS encoding TetR/AcrR family transcriptional regulator — translation MANEVKITRAEQKARRPKQILDAAFEEFVERGYVATRVEDIAERVGVTKGTIYVYFETKEELFSAMINHISTPFEDILASGRKLEGNCENRLRTLIETLYDDFLGNRRMRELLRFVIAEGTRFPHVIDENHRLFIEPLISFAQSIIDEGQRNGEFKTGPGLTAEVVMSPIMLAMVFRLIFNDRREFDRDTSIAAHFDMIFNGLLPR, via the coding sequence GAAGTAAAAATAACCCGTGCCGAGCAAAAAGCCCGGAGGCCCAAGCAAATTCTCGATGCTGCTTTCGAAGAGTTTGTCGAACGTGGCTATGTTGCCACGCGGGTTGAAGACATTGCGGAACGCGTCGGCGTAACGAAGGGGACGATATACGTCTACTTCGAGACCAAGGAGGAGTTGTTCTCCGCCATGATCAACCACATATCCACGCCTTTCGAAGATATACTGGCAAGCGGCAGGAAGCTTGAGGGAAACTGTGAAAACCGTCTGCGGACGCTGATCGAGACCCTCTACGATGACTTTCTCGGAAACCGGCGGATGCGGGAACTCCTGCGCTTTGTGATTGCAGAGGGCACGCGCTTTCCCCACGTAATCGACGAGAACCACAGGCTGTTCATCGAACCGCTGATAAGCTTCGCCCAGTCCATCATCGATGAGGGCCAGCGCAACGGTGAGTTCAAGACCGGACCCGGCTTGACGGCCGAAGTCGTGATGTCTCCCATCATGCTAGCCATGGTTTTTAGACTTATCTTTAACGATCGACGCGAGTTCGACAGGGACACCTCTATCGCTGCGCATTTCGACATGATTTTCAACGGATTGTTGCCCCGCTAA
- a CDS encoding efflux transporter outer membrane subunit: MIFARAASPALLLLLAGCVSGPDHKPPVMPLPATFSEGSKKANEDIAGRQWWTAYHDKKLESLVAAGLAQNVSILSSIEATVAAEGDVTVAGAGALPSLSADGSNTTSGEKGKLRTKLATTNSTAGDLTASWLLDLFGQYRRAREGALDSLDAAYATVDVTRLTYLQDLVTSYINARYYQARISIAADSLASRRKTLELTKFQMVAGAASRLDVVQAEGLVNSTLSEAPGLEISYRQQVHHIATLLNMPPATVIADMRSGGRQPVFRGSVATGVPADLIRNRPDIRKDERDLAAATAQIGVAEAKLYPSISLSGSISPSYVKSSGSHGSLTSWSFGPTLNLPILDGGSLRANVKIAESNARADYLTWKSTVLNAVEDVENALSAVRRDAQTISALRAQVNSYQEALQLSTDSYKDGASSLLNVIDAQLSLATAQESLAAAIQQSAADYVSLNVAIGSGYAGTDKGPRT, translated from the coding sequence ATGATTTTTGCCCGCGCGGCGTCGCCCGCTCTTCTCCTCCTTCTCGCCGGCTGTGTTAGCGGTCCCGATCACAAGCCGCCGGTGATGCCCCTGCCGGCTACTTTCTCGGAAGGTAGCAAGAAGGCCAACGAAGACATCGCCGGCCGCCAGTGGTGGACGGCCTATCACGATAAGAAGCTCGAGAGCCTTGTCGCCGCCGGCCTCGCCCAGAACGTATCGATCCTGTCGTCGATCGAGGCCACGGTCGCCGCCGAAGGCGACGTCACCGTTGCCGGTGCAGGCGCCCTGCCCAGCCTTTCGGCCGACGGGTCGAACACGACCAGCGGCGAAAAAGGCAAGCTGCGCACAAAACTGGCAACCACCAACTCGACTGCTGGCGACCTGACCGCATCCTGGCTGCTTGATCTCTTCGGCCAGTATCGCCGCGCCCGCGAAGGGGCACTCGACTCGCTCGACGCCGCCTATGCCACTGTCGACGTCACGCGGCTGACCTATCTCCAGGATCTGGTGACAAGCTATATCAACGCCCGCTATTATCAGGCGCGCATTTCCATCGCTGCCGATAGTCTCGCCTCCCGCCGCAAGACGCTGGAACTGACGAAATTCCAGATGGTTGCCGGTGCCGCGTCGCGTCTCGACGTGGTGCAGGCCGAAGGCCTCGTCAATTCGACGCTCTCGGAAGCGCCGGGCCTCGAAATCAGCTACCGGCAGCAGGTCCATCATATCGCGACATTGCTGAACATGCCTCCGGCAACCGTCATTGCCGACATGCGCAGCGGGGGCAGACAACCGGTCTTCCGCGGCAGTGTCGCCACCGGCGTTCCCGCCGACCTCATCCGCAATCGCCCAGACATCCGCAAGGATGAACGGGACCTCGCAGCAGCAACCGCCCAGATCGGCGTCGCCGAAGCCAAGCTCTATCCGAGCATTTCGCTCAGCGGCTCGATTTCGCCCTCCTACGTCAAATCAAGCGGCTCGCATGGCAGCCTGACCTCATGGTCTTTCGGGCCGACGCTCAATCTTCCGATCCTCGACGGCGGTTCGTTACGCGCCAACGTCAAGATCGCTGAATCCAATGCCCGGGCCGACTATCTGACATGGAAATCCACGGTGCTGAATGCCGTCGAAGACGTGGAGAATGCGCTTTCGGCTGTCCGCCGCGATGCACAGACAATCTCGGCCCTGCGTGCCCAGGTCAATTCTTACCAGGAAGCCCTGCAACTCTCGACCGATAGCTACAAGGACGGCGCGTCTTCCCTGTTGAACGTCATCGACGCCCAGCTTTCGCTTGCGACCGCCCAGGAAAGCCTGGCTGCCGCAATCCAGCAGAGCGCCGCCGACTACGTATCTTTGAACGTGGCGATCGGCTCGGGATATGCGGGTACCGACAAGGGACCGCGGACATAG